The sequence below is a genomic window from Acidobacteriota bacterium.
CTCCACGTCCCCGAGCATCTCCGCCGCCATGCGGATCGAGGCGAGGGGGTTTTTGAATTCGTGGGACAGCTCGGCGGCGAAGGATTCGGTCAGCCGGGCGCGCTGTTCGAGGCGGCGGGTGAGATCCTCCAGGGCGCGGGCCAGGTCGCCGATCTCGCCGCGCTTCTCGGAGCCCTGAAAGCGCCCCTTGAGGCGGCCCCGGCGGTCTACCAGGGCACGGGCCTCGTCCCGCAGGCGTACCAGCGGCCGGGCGATGGTGGTCGACACCAGGAGCGACAGCACGAAGGCGGCGACCAGCGAGGCGGCGAACACCTGCAGGTTCGACAGGCGCACCTCCGACAGGGCGCGCAGGATGCGGAAGGTGGACTGCGAGACCAGGGCGGCGCCGATCACCCGCTCGCCGGCGGGGATGGGAATGGCGATGTGCAGGGTGGTAAAGGCGCGGCCCTCCGGCCCGCTGCCGCGGGTCACCCGCAAATCCGCTCCGTAGCGCCCGGCAAGGGCCTCCCGCACCGCCAGGCCGGAGAGCGTGCCGCCGGGCTCCGCCGTGCTGTAGAGGCCGGCTTCGGAGGTCGGCAATTCCGGCCCCGGCCGCACCCGCCGATAGAGCTGGTAGGCCGCCGAGGCGACCCGGTAGAGGACATTCTCGCGGCTGGCCGGCGGGTCGTTCCGCGAGATCTTCGAGGTGACCTCGGTCTGATCGCGCCGCGGCCCGAAGCCGCTTGAATCGGCCACCACCCGACCGCTCGCGTCGACCACCCGCAGGCGGGCCTCGAGGCGCCGGTTGAGGGCAGCGAGAACCCGCTCCGCCTCGGCCACGTCGAGGCCTCCGGGGTCGCCGCCGGTGCCGGCGGTGGTGCTGTCATCCGCCGCGCCGCGGGCCAACGCCGCCGCCAGCAGCCGCCCCTGCTGCACCATGGCGCGCTCCTGGGAGGCGAGGAGCTGGCGCTCGTAGGTGCCGAGGGAGAGATTTCCCGCCACCGGCAGGAAGACCAGCAGGAAGTTGAAGGCCAGCAGGCGGAGGGTGAGGGGCGAAAGCGAGCGGAGGCGGTTCACCCCTCGGGCAGCTCCGCGTCCCGGTAGCGGTAGCCCAGGCCGTAGACCGTTTCGATGGCGTCGAATTCCGGCGCGGCGCCGGCCACCTTCTTGCGCAGACGCTTGATGTGGCTGTCGATGGTGCGTTCGCTGACATAGGTGTCGTGCGGATAGCCGTCCTCGATCAGTTGCTGGCGGGTCTTCACGTGGCCCGGCCGCCGCGCCAGGGAGCAAAGGATCAGAAACTCCGTCACCGTCAGCGGCAGGGCCTGATCGCACCAGCGCGCCTGGTAGCGATCGAGGTCGAGGTCGAGATTCCCCACCACCAACCGGCGCGAAGCGTCGCTTCCCGCCGATCCCAGGGCTAGCCGCCGGAACAGCACCTTCACCCGCGCCAGCAGCTCGCGCATCGAGAACGGCTTGCACAGGTAGTCGTCCGCCCCCAGCTCTAGGCCGAGCACCCGGTCGAACTCGTCGTCCTTCGAGGTGAGGAACAGGATCGGCAGGCGCTCCGAGGCGCTCCGCAAGCGGCGGCACAGCTCCAGGCCGTCCATGCGCGGCATCAGGATGTCGAGGATCACTACCTGCGGCGCCTCGCCGTTGGCCCGGCGCAGTGGGTTCTCCAGCGCTTCCCAGGCGGCGCCGCCGTCGGCATAGGCGTCCACCTGGTAGCCCTCCCGGCGCAGGGCGAAGCCCACCGTGTCGCGAATGTTCTCTTCGTCGTCCACCAGGGCGATGCGACCGCTTCCGTCAACGTTTCCGTGGGTATCCATGATCCCAATTTACGGAACGCCGCGGCCCTTGACAAGCGCTCGCGGCTCGTGCCCGCGCCTTGCCACATTCGGCCACGACACCGCCTCGAGAGCGGCTCGATCTCGGCACCGCGGCGCGCTCCAATCACCTTGCCGGCCCCTCCCAGACCCTTCGACCCAGGGCTCCTCAATCCTGAGGAGAGCGGCGGGGTCCGGCGCCAGTCCGCCATGACCGACGGTGATCGAGAGTCTTTGAGCCCTTCCAGACCCGGACGCGACCTTGCGGCAACCCTCGCTGGCGGCGGCCTCTACGGAGCGGTGCTCGGCTCATGGTCCGGTGCGGAACTGGCGCTTTACGCCGCGATCAAGCTGCCCCTGGCCTTGCTGGTGACGGCGGGCTTCGCCCTGCTGTTCAACGTGCTGATCGCCCGAGTCTTCGGGGAACGCCTCGGTTTCGGCGCGGTCGTTGCCCTCAACCTCGCCACTTTTGCCCGCGCCGCCGTCGTGCTGGCCTCGCTGGCGCCGGTGGCGGCGCTCTTCACCCATACCCTCGACGAGCCTTCGCCGGAAGCGCAAGCCACCCACAACCTGCTGTACCTGCTGCATGTCGCGGCCGTGGGCGGAGCCGGTCTAGCCGGCTGTCTCGCCTTGCGATCCCGCCTGCGGTGGCTGTGCGCCAGCGGCAAGAGCGCTCGCAACCTGTTCGTCGCCTGGGTGTTGACCCTCGCCCTGGTCGGCGGCGAGGTCACCTGGGCCCTCCGCCCGTTCGTCGGCAGCGTGCACCAGCCGGTGGCTTTCCTGCGCGCCGACGCCCTCGACGGCAACGTTTACGAATTCATCCTGCGCGACATCGCGCCTTTTCTGCTGGCCGCGCCCGAGCGGGCGGAGCCGGCGGGAGCATCCGCTGCAGATCCGAAGGAGAGGAAGAGATGACCGACGAAGAGTTGAAACCGAAAGTGA
It includes:
- a CDS encoding ATP-binding protein: MNRLRSLSPLTLRLLAFNFLLVFLPVAGNLSLGTYERQLLASQERAMVQQGRLLAAALARGAADDSTTAGTGGDPGGLDVAEAERVLAALNRRLEARLRVVDASGRVVADSSGFGPRRDQTEVTSKISRNDPPASRENVLYRVASAAYQLYRRVRPGPELPTSEAGLYSTAEPGGTLSGLAVREALAGRYGADLRVTRGSGPEGRAFTTLHIAIPIPAGERVIGAALVSQSTFRILRALSEVRLSNLQVFAASLVAAFVLSLLVSTTIARPLVRLRDEARALVDRRGRLKGRFQGSEKRGEIGDLARALEDLTRRLEQRARLTESFAAELSHEFKNPLASIRMAAEMLGDVESGDDRLRFQRMILDQGARLEHLLSAVREISGIDLMIDQEEASPLRLDRLLAAVAEGYRLRGEEVDLGYLAPVFVRATPERLAQVVENLLDNAIGFSRSNSDSPPVRLQLTADEDFTTLTVTDRGPGIPTEHLDRIFDRFFTYRRDSDREGHIGLGLAIARAIVEGYGGTLTADNVTVAGKVRGARFTVRLPRERK
- a CDS encoding response regulator transcription factor, encoding MDTHGNVDGSGRIALVDDEENIRDTVGFALRREGYQVDAYADGGAAWEALENPLRRANGEAPQVVILDILMPRMDGLELCRRLRSASERLPILFLTSKDDEFDRVLGLELGADDYLCKPFSMRELLARVKVLFRRLALGSAGSDASRRLVVGNLDLDLDRYQARWCDQALPLTVTEFLILCSLARRPGHVKTRQQLIEDGYPHDTYVSERTIDSHIKRLRKKVAGAAPEFDAIETVYGLGYRYRDAELPEG